Genomic window (Deinococcus yavapaiensis KR-236):
GACACCGAGCGGGTGTTCTCGTTTCGCATGTTATGGATCGCGCGCGGCGGCACGGAACCCCTGCCGGGCTTCGATCAGGACGTCTGGGCGGCCAACCGAGACGTGACGGGCACGACCTTTCGGGCGCTCCTCGACGAATTCGAGGGCGTGCGGGCGACGACGCTGTCCCTCGTTCGGTCGCTGCGTTCCGAAGACTTCGATCGGCGCGGCGTCGTGAGCGGCCATGGCGCGACCGTCCTCGCCCTCGCGTTCATGATCGTCGGGCACGCGAAGCACCACGAGCGCGCGCTCCACGCGCGCGTCGCCCACGAGGCGCGCTGATGCGCTTCGACCTCGCCGAGCTCGCGCCGAGAGACGCGTACAAGCTTCTCACGGGCATCGTCGTTCCGCGTCCCATCGCGTGGGTGACGACCGTGAACCACGACGGCAGCCTCAACCTCGCGCCGTTCAGCTTCTTCAACACCTTCGGCAGCGACCCGCCGGTCGTGGCGTTCGCGCCCGGCGACCGCGCGGGCGTTCCCAAGGACACGGCCGCGAACATTCGCCGCACGCGCGAGTTCGTCGTGAACTTCGTTTCCGAGGAGCTTTTGCACGCCATGAACGTCACGGCGGCGGAACTGCCGCACCTCGAGGACGAGGTGAAGCTGGTGGGACTCACGCCCGAAGCGTCCTCCACGGTGGACGTCCCGAGGATCGCCGAGAGTCCCGCCGCCTTCGAGTGCCGTGAGGTGACGACCGTCCTGATCGGCAAGAACCGCATCGTGCTCGGCGAAGTTCTCACGATTCACGTGCGCGACGACCTCGTGGATCCCGAGAAGTTCTACGTGGACACCGCGAACCTCAAGCTCGTCGGACGGATGGGTGGAAGAGGCGGTTACGTGCGAACGAGCGATCTCGTGGAAGTGCCGCGCCTCTCGAACGAGGAGGCGCGGCAACTCGGGCGCACGTCGGACGATTAACGCTCGCGGATGCTCCAACCTTTCGCGCGCAGCGCGTCGATCATGGTCGCGAACACCGGGTCGACGTCCGCGTCGGTGAGCGTGCGCTCGCCGCGGAAGGTGAGGCGCACGGCCACGGAGCGTTGCCCTTCGGGAATCGGGGCGCCCGCGTACACGTCGAAGGGCTCGGCACTTTCCAGCAGGTCCGTGGCCGAGGCGCGCAGAACGTCGCGGATGTCGGCGTACGAAACGTCGGTCGGAGCGATCACGGCGACGTCGCGCAAGTTCGCGGGCGTGCGGCGCGGATCGGCGAAGCTCCACGCGCGGCCCGGAAGCGGAAAGCTGATCTCGGCGAGGAACGTTTCGCCTTTGAGGCCGAACTCGGACGCGATGCCCGGATGCAGAGCGCCGATCCAGCCGACCGAAACGCCGTTCCAAAGAACTTCACCCGCGATGCCCGGATGCAAGGCGCTCGGAACCGCGTCGCCGCGCACCTGCCGCACGTCGAAGGACGCGCCGAGCGACGACGCCGCCGCTTCCAACAAGCCCTTGAAAGTGTAGAAGCTCTCCGCGACGCCCGGTTGCCAAGCGGACGGCGCGAGCGGACCGCGCATCAGGAAGCCGACGCGCTCCACCTCGCCGCTCGACGGAAAGACGCGGCCGACTTCGAAGATCAAGACGTTCTCGCGAGCGTTCGAGGCGGCCGTCTTCAGCAAGCTCGGGTACAGGGCGGTCCTCATACCGGTGCGGTCGCTCGTGAGAGGATTGCGCAGACGCAAGTTCGGGCGTTCGGTACGCGCGCGGTCGGCTTCCTCGTCGCTCGCGAAGGTGTACGTCACGACTTCCTGAAAGCCGACGCCGGCGAGCGTCGTCTTGAGTTCGCGGCGACGGCGCGCCTCGTCGCCCGCCCCGAGGTTGCTTTCGTGCACTTGCAAGGTGGGAACGGTCTCGGGCAGATTCTCGAAGCCGTGAAGGCGCGCGATCTCCTCGGCGAAGTCTTCCTTGATGTGCAAATCGACGCGCCACGTGGGCGGCGTGACTTCCCACGCGTCGGACACGCCGCATCCGAGGCGCGTGAGGATAGAGCGCATCTCGTCGTCGGACACGTCCATGCCCAGCAAGTCGCGCGTCGCTTGCGGATCGAAGGCGATCGGGCGCGACGTCTTCGGTCCGCCCGCGTCGGTCACGCCCGCGTGGACGTTCGCGCCGCCGTGAAGAGCGAGGAGTTCCATGATGCGGTTCGCGGCGAGAAGGGTCGCGTTCGGATCGACGCCGCGCTCGAAGCGGTACACGGCGTCCGTCTTGAGGTCGAGGCGGCGCGCGGTGAGGCGCAAGCGCACCGGGTCGAAGTGCGCGGCTTCGAGCGCGACGTCGCTGGTATCGGCGCGAATGCCTCCGAAGTTCGCGCCGATGACGCCCGCGACGCCGACGATCGCGCCTTCGGCGTTGCGAATGACGAGGTCTCGGGACGTGAGCACCTTTTCGTCGCCGTACAGCGTCAAGACCGACTCGCCGTCCTTCGCGTCGTCCACGGCGAGTCCTCCGGCGAGGTCGCGAAGGTCGTACAGAGCGGTCGGCTGGCCGACTTCGAACATGACGTAGTTGCTCGCGTCGACGATAAGGTCGATGGGCCGCGAGCCGCACGCGAGCAGGCGCCGTTGCAGCAGCAGCGGAGACGGCCCGTTGCGCACCCCGCTCGCCGTGCGGGCGACGAATCGGTCGCAACCGTCGTGCAAGGTCACGTCGATCGGCAAAGGTGCGCCCGCGTCAGGCTGGACGCCCGCGCTCGGCGGGTGCCAGTCGAGCCGAAGGGACGCGGAGAGGTCACGCGCGACGCCGAGCGCGGAGAGGGCGTCCGCGCGATTCGGGGTGACTTCGATGTCGATGACTTGTTCGGCGGGCCAGAGGTCGGCGAAGGGCGTTCCGACAGGCGCGGTGCCGAGCGGCAGCAGCAGCAAGCCGCCGCCGTACTCGCCGACGCCGAGTTCCTTCGGCGAGCACAGCATGCCCCACGACGCGACGCCTTGCACGCCGCGCACTCCGATCGCTTGGCCTTCGATGACGGCGCCCGGTTTCGCGACGGCCACGCCGACTCCCGAGGTGGTGTTGGGAGCGCCCGTGACGATCACGACCGGGGCGGGCTCACCGGCGTCCACCGTCGCCGCGAAAAGATGCGTGCCCTCGATGGGCGAGACTTCGAGCACCTCGCCGTACACGACGTCCGAGGGCGGCGCGGGCACGTCCACGATCTCTTCCACGGGAAGGCCCAGGGACGCGAGGATCGGCTCGAGGTCCGTCGCGGACGGCAAGCTCGGCACGAGTTCTTTGAGCCACGAATACGGAAGCTTCACATCGTCTCCTTGAGGGTGTCGCGCGGCAACGGCGGGAGTTCGCTCGGCGTCTCGTTCGAGAGGTCGCCCTTGAACTGCGTCAGGAAACGCAAGTCGTTTCCGTAGAAGTAACGGATGTCGGGAATGCCGTAGCGCAGCATCGCGATGCGGTTGGGACCGAGGCCGAACGCGAAGCCCGTCTTGCCTTCGTAGACGCGCGGCAAGCCCTTCGCGGCGCGCAAGTCGTCCACGGCGCGAAAGACGTTCGGGTGCACCATGCCCGACCCGCCGAGTTCCAGCCAGCGTTGCTCCTGGTCCCACCAAATCGCGAAGTCCGCGCCCGGTTCCGTGAACGGGTAGTAACTCGGCTGGAAGCGTACGCGCGCGCCCCGCCCGAACATCGCGCGCGCCATCTCGGAGATGGCGCCCTTGAGGTCGGCCATGGTGATGCCCTCGCCGACCACGAGGCCTTCGAATTGGTGGAACATGCTTTCGTGGGTGGCGTCCGTCGCTTCGTAGCGGTACACGCGGCCCGGCACGACGATCTTGAGGGGCGGCTCGTGCGTTTCCATGTACCGCACTTGCATGTTGCTGGTGTGCGTGCGCAGCAACTGGCCGTTTTCCAGCCAGAAGGTGTCTTGCAAGTCGCGCGCCGGGTGCCAGCTCGGCATGTTCAAGGCGTCGAAGTTGTGCGTTTCGTCCTCCACTTCGCGGCCTTCCACGACGCGGTAACCCATAGACTCGAAGATGTCGCTGAGCTCGTACAAAATGCGCGTGACGACGTGCAAACCGCCCGAAGGCAACTTCACGCCCGGCAACGTCACGTCGATCGCTTCGGAGGCGAGCTTGGCGTTCAAGGCTTCTTGCCGCAAGGTCGCTTCGCGCTCGGCGACGGCCCCCTCCAGTTCGGCCTTGAGGGCGTTGATCTCCGCGCCGCGCGCTCGACGTTCGTCCGGAGCGAGGCTGCCGAGGGTCTTGAGTTGCGCCGTCACGAGCCCGTTCTTGCCGAGGTAGCGCGTTTTGACGCCGCCGAGGGCGTCGAGTGTGGCGGCGCCCTGAATGGCCGCGAGTGCTTCTTCCCGCATGGATCCTCCCGAATGAAAAAAGCCCGCCCCGCCTTATGAAAAGGCGGGGCGGGCAGCGCTTGAGACGATTAAGCCTGCCAGACCCCGACGCCGCTAAACGGCGAACGTGAACGCGAAGCGTGCGAAGTCATGTCGTCAGCCTACGAGCAAGTGCGAACGAGGTCAAGTGTATAGAGCGAGACGTG
Coding sequences:
- a CDS encoding DinB family protein, whose amino-acid sequence is MIIPRRPTTDEYHSFYETYVRLVDAETFEEDLRDGAKRVAHLLGSVPEEDAGRAPASGKWSLKQVVAHLSDTERVFSFRMLWIARGGTEPLPGFDQDVWAANRDVTGTTFRALLDEFEGVRATTLSLVRSLRSEDFDRRGVVSGHGATVLALAFMIVGHAKHHERALHARVAHEAR
- a CDS encoding flavin reductase family protein; the protein is MRFDLAELAPRDAYKLLTGIVVPRPIAWVTTVNHDGSLNLAPFSFFNTFGSDPPVVAFAPGDRAGVPKDTAANIRRTREFVVNFVSEELLHAMNVTAAELPHLEDEVKLVGLTPEASSTVDVPRIAESPAAFECREVTTVLIGKNRIVLGEVLTIHVRDDLVDPEKFYVDTANLKLVGRMGGRGGYVRTSDLVEVPRLSNEEARQLGRTSDD
- the pheT gene encoding phenylalanine--tRNA ligase subunit beta, which encodes MKLPYSWLKELVPSLPSATDLEPILASLGLPVEEIVDVPAPPSDVVYGEVLEVSPIEGTHLFAATVDAGEPAPVVIVTGAPNTTSGVGVAVAKPGAVIEGQAIGVRGVQGVASWGMLCSPKELGVGEYGGGLLLLPLGTAPVGTPFADLWPAEQVIDIEVTPNRADALSALGVARDLSASLRLDWHPPSAGVQPDAGAPLPIDVTLHDGCDRFVARTASGVRNGPSPLLLQRRLLACGSRPIDLIVDASNYVMFEVGQPTALYDLRDLAGGLAVDDAKDGESVLTLYGDEKVLTSRDLVIRNAEGAIVGVAGVIGANFGGIRADTSDVALEAAHFDPVRLRLTARRLDLKTDAVYRFERGVDPNATLLAANRIMELLALHGGANVHAGVTDAGGPKTSRPIAFDPQATRDLLGMDVSDDEMRSILTRLGCGVSDAWEVTPPTWRVDLHIKEDFAEEIARLHGFENLPETVPTLQVHESNLGAGDEARRRRELKTTLAGVGFQEVVTYTFASDEEADRARTERPNLRLRNPLTSDRTGMRTALYPSLLKTAASNARENVLIFEVGRVFPSSGEVERVGFLMRGPLAPSAWQPGVAESFYTFKGLLEAAASSLGASFDVRQVRGDAVPSALHPGIAGEVLWNGVSVGWIGALHPGIASEFGLKGETFLAEISFPLPGRAWSFADPRRTPANLRDVAVIAPTDVSYADIRDVLRASATDLLESAEPFDVYAGAPIPEGQRSVAVRLTFRGERTLTDADVDPVFATMIDALRAKGWSIRER
- the pheS gene encoding phenylalanine--tRNA ligase subunit alpha; translated protein: MREEALAAIQGAATLDALGGVKTRYLGKNGLVTAQLKTLGSLAPDERRARGAEINALKAELEGAVAEREATLRQEALNAKLASEAIDVTLPGVKLPSGGLHVVTRILYELSDIFESMGYRVVEGREVEDETHNFDALNMPSWHPARDLQDTFWLENGQLLRTHTSNMQVRYMETHEPPLKIVVPGRVYRYEATDATHESMFHQFEGLVVGEGITMADLKGAISEMARAMFGRGARVRFQPSYYPFTEPGADFAIWWDQEQRWLELGGSGMVHPNVFRAVDDLRAAKGLPRVYEGKTGFAFGLGPNRIAMLRYGIPDIRYFYGNDLRFLTQFKGDLSNETPSELPPLPRDTLKETM